A single genomic interval of Lacrimispora sphenoides JCM 1415 harbors:
- a CDS encoding GntR family transcriptional regulator, whose amino-acid sequence MEKEQFLYKKIYLDLKNKILAGELEEGTCLPQTGELAAEYGVSTITITNALNALKGEGYLNRIKGKGSFIQLPVKSAGTLTNCLDAASERYENPDRDKMLGLVLEHVSSCFGLDMMYAMDAMAAEAGYKLCVRFSYGEREKETEEIEFLKELGVSGIIVMPCHGIYYNTAILKLVVEEFPMILIDKKMEGIPVPSVRTDNYIAMKELVDYLVHKGNKKIGFITFSENGTSSIKDRRKGFREAIRAAGVENMEECCLEGAEKINIYSDDLDIGLSGKIERYLDDNKDLDAVICAEYGIARWLGKWKGITVCCIDEDYLSPGGPHFTHIKQNEKKIAFEAIRILLKQIEKDPSYSQMDCLVPGIFCEY is encoded by the coding sequence ATGGAAAAAGAACAATTTTTATATAAAAAAATTTATCTGGATTTAAAAAATAAGATCCTTGCCGGAGAGCTGGAGGAAGGAACATGTCTGCCCCAGACAGGAGAATTAGCGGCTGAGTATGGAGTGAGTACCATAACCATTACCAATGCCTTAAATGCCCTGAAAGGGGAAGGCTACTTAAACCGGATCAAGGGGAAAGGAAGCTTTATACAGCTTCCGGTAAAGAGCGCAGGGACTTTAACAAACTGCCTTGATGCTGCATCGGAACGATATGAGAACCCGGACCGGGATAAGATGCTGGGCCTGGTCCTGGAGCATGTATCCTCCTGTTTTGGGCTTGACATGATGTATGCAATGGATGCCATGGCGGCTGAGGCCGGTTATAAGCTTTGCGTCCGGTTTTCCTACGGAGAGAGAGAGAAAGAAACAGAGGAAATAGAGTTTTTAAAGGAGCTTGGCGTCAGTGGGATCATAGTCATGCCCTGTCATGGAATTTATTATAATACGGCAATTTTAAAGCTTGTGGTTGAAGAATTTCCTATGATACTGATTGATAAAAAAATGGAGGGGATTCCGGTTCCATCCGTAAGAACAGACAACTATATTGCCATGAAAGAGCTGGTGGATTATCTGGTTCATAAAGGAAATAAAAAGATCGGCTTCATTACATTTTCAGAAAACGGCACTTCATCTATTAAGGACAGAAGAAAGGGATTCCGTGAGGCCATAAGGGCTGCCGGGGTCGAGAATATGGAGGAATGCTGTCTGGAAGGGGCTGAAAAAATAAATATTTATTCAGATGATCTTGATATTGGCCTCAGCGGGAAGATTGAACGGTATCTTGATGATAATAAGGACTTGGATGCGGTAATCTGCGCCGAATATGGAATTGCCAGATGGCTTGGAAAATGGAAGGGAATTACCGTATGCTGCATTGACGAAGATTATTTATCACCCGGAGGTCCTCATTTCACTCATATAAAGCAGAATGAAAAGAAAATTGCCTTTGAAGCCATCAGGATCCTGTTAAAACAGATAGAAAAAGATCCGTCCTACAGCCAGATGGATTGTCTTGTTCCTGGAATATTTTGCGAATACTAA
- a CDS encoding 6-phospho-beta-glucosidase → MGTMRENFLWGGATAANQCEGGWKEGNRGIGTVDMIPWGENRLPVMQGEKDYRQLPEDSYYPSREAIDMYNHYKEDIALFAEMGFKCYRFSFSWSRIFPTGEEEKANEEGLKFYEDFIDELLKYGIEPVVTICHFDMPLALVEKYDSWKNRKVIDCFVKYCDAIFRRFRDKVTYWITFNEINMLLHLPFMGAGIRFSEGENEMQVKYQAAHNELVASAMATRLAHQINPDFKIGCMLAAGNFYPFSCNPKDVWESIKKDRDNYFFIDVQARGEYPAYAKKMFEREGIKLETGPEDDEILKEHTVDFISFSYYSSRCVSTAEEAITESTSGNVMKSVKNPYLKESEWGWQIDPLGLRVTLNTLYDRYQKPLFIVENGLGAVDRLEEDGSIIDDYRINYLEEHIKAMIEAVDEDGVDLLGYTPWGCIDLVSASTGEMKKRYGFIYVDKDNEGNGSLKRSRKKSFDWYKNVIASNGAVLKESGS, encoded by the coding sequence ATGGGAACTATGAGAGAAAACTTTTTGTGGGGAGGAGCCACTGCGGCAAACCAGTGCGAAGGCGGCTGGAAGGAAGGAAACCGGGGAATAGGAACTGTGGATATGATCCCATGGGGAGAGAATCGTCTTCCGGTTATGCAGGGGGAGAAGGATTACAGGCAGCTGCCGGAAGATTCCTATTATCCCTCCAGGGAAGCCATTGATATGTACAATCATTATAAGGAGGACATCGCCTTATTTGCAGAAATGGGATTTAAATGCTATCGCTTTTCCTTTTCCTGGTCCCGTATTTTTCCAACTGGGGAAGAAGAGAAGGCGAATGAAGAAGGGCTGAAGTTTTATGAGGATTTCATTGATGAGCTTTTAAAGTATGGGATCGAACCGGTAGTGACCATCTGCCATTTTGATATGCCGCTGGCTCTTGTTGAAAAATATGATTCCTGGAAAAACCGAAAGGTCATTGATTGTTTTGTAAAATACTGCGATGCTATTTTCCGCCGTTTCAGGGATAAGGTGACTTACTGGATCACATTTAATGAGATCAATATGCTTCTTCACCTGCCGTTTATGGGTGCAGGAATCCGGTTCTCTGAAGGAGAAAATGAAATGCAGGTGAAATATCAGGCTGCCCATAACGAATTAGTGGCTTCTGCCATGGCAACCAGACTGGCGCATCAGATTAATCCGGATTTTAAAATAGGCTGCATGCTTGCCGCAGGAAATTTCTACCCCTTTAGCTGCAATCCTAAGGATGTCTGGGAAAGCATAAAGAAAGACAGGGATAATTATTTCTTTATTGATGTACAGGCCAGGGGAGAGTACCCTGCCTATGCAAAGAAAATGTTTGAGAGGGAAGGAATAAAGCTTGAAACAGGTCCGGAGGACGATGAAATCTTAAAAGAGCACACGGTGGACTTTATTTCCTTCAGCTATTACTCATCCCGGTGTGTCAGCACGGCAGAGGAAGCTATCACAGAATCCACATCAGGCAATGTGATGAAGAGCGTTAAGAATCCCTACTTAAAGGAATCGGAATGGGGCTGGCAGATCGATCCTCTTGGACTTAGGGTTACTTTGAATACTCTGTATGACCGTTACCAGAAACCGTTATTTATCGTGGAAAACGGCCTTGGTGCAGTGGACCGGCTGGAAGAGGATGGAAGCATCATAGACGACTACCGGATAAATTATCTGGAAGAGCATATAAAAGCAATGATCGAGGCTGTGGATGAGGATGGAGTAGATTTATTGGGATATACCCCCTGGGGCTGTATTGACCTGGTCAGTGCATCTACAGGTGAAATGAAAAAGCGATACGGATTTATCTATGTTGATAAGGACAATGAAGGAAATGGAAGCTTAAAACGCAGCAGGAAAAAATCCTTTGATTGGTATAAAAATGTAATCGCAAGCAATGGTGCTGTTTTGAAGGAAAGCGGATCTTGA
- a CDS encoding DegV family protein, with protein sequence MSYKIIGDSCLDLTADLKKDPHFQIIPLTLQVGNTHVIDDETFDQKSFLELVKSSSECPKTACPSPEFYKEAFECDVDQIFVITLSEHLSGSYNSAVLGKRLYEEEHGNDGKKIAVLGSDSASAGQLNIALYVQSLCQASLPFEEIEEKARTFIKNMKTYFVLESLDTLRKNGRLTGLQAFFATALNIKPVMGANSGVIIKLDQARGINKALARMVEIAIKDGGETRDKVLTIAHCNNPGRAEHVKQEMLKQAVFKDVLIVETAGVATVYANDGGIILTL encoded by the coding sequence AATCATTGGGGACAGCTGCCTGGATCTTACGGCAGATCTAAAGAAAGATCCTCACTTTCAGATAATTCCCCTTACTTTGCAAGTGGGAAATACTCACGTAATCGATGACGAGACCTTTGACCAGAAGAGTTTTTTAGAGCTGGTAAAAAGCAGCAGCGAGTGTCCTAAAACAGCATGTCCGTCACCGGAGTTTTATAAAGAAGCCTTTGAATGCGACGTGGATCAGATTTTTGTTATCACTCTGTCCGAGCATTTAAGCGGCAGCTATAACAGTGCGGTTCTGGGAAAAAGGCTCTATGAAGAAGAACACGGGAATGACGGGAAAAAGATCGCTGTGCTTGGCTCGGATTCAGCCTCAGCCGGACAGTTAAATATCGCTCTTTACGTCCAGTCCCTTTGCCAGGCATCTCTGCCCTTTGAAGAAATTGAAGAGAAGGCAAGGACCTTCATCAAGAATATGAAGACCTATTTTGTATTGGAAAGTCTGGATACTTTACGAAAAAATGGACGACTTACCGGTCTTCAGGCATTTTTTGCCACTGCCTTAAACATTAAGCCGGTTATGGGTGCTAACTCAGGCGTAATCATCAAGCTGGACCAGGCAAGGGGAATCAATAAAGCGCTGGCCCGCATGGTGGAGATTGCCATTAAGGACGGAGGAGAAACCAGAGATAAGGTTCTGACAATTGCTCATTGTAATAATCCGGGACGGGCAGAGCATGTAAAGCAGGAGATGCTCAAGCAGGCCGTATTTAAGGATGTGCTCATTGTAGAAACAGCCGGAGTTGCTACGGTATATGCCAATGACGGCGGAATCATCTTGACGCTATAG